A window from Cinclus cinclus chromosome 4, bCinCin1.1, whole genome shotgun sequence encodes these proteins:
- the KCNMB4 gene encoding calcium-activated potassium channel subunit beta-4, with product MARSRAAYEYTEAEDKSMRLGFLLIAAGLLSLLGLGCCWLRPALQERGGGGSANCTVLAVRQLGERFACTFSCGAACRGTARYPCLQVLVRTSRSSAPALLHEDERQLRTNPKCSYIPPCARDDQENSENVTYKQKYWKEKVGSQPFTCYFNQHLRPDDVMLKRTHDETVLLHCFLWPVVTFLVGVLIVVLTICAKSLAVRAEAIKKKKHL from the exons ATGGCGAGGAGCCGGGCGGCTTACGAGTACACGGAGGCGGAGGACAAGAGCATGCGGCTGGGTTTCCTCCTCATCGCCGCCGGCTTGCTTTCCCTCTTGGGCTTGGGCTGTTGCTGGCTTCGCCCGGCGCTGCAggagcggggcggcggcggctcggCCAACTGCACGGTGCTGGCGGTGCGGCAGCTGGGGGAGCGCTTCGCCTGCACCTTCTCCTGCggggccgcctgccgcggcaCCGCCCGCTACCCCTGCCTCCAGGTGCTGGTCCGCACCTCCCGCTCCTCCGCACCCGCCCTGCTCCACGAGGACGAGCGGCAGCTGCGCACCAACCCCAAG TGTTCATACATCCCTCCCTGTGCAAGAGACGATCAGGAGAACTCCGAGAACGTCACGTACAAGCAGAAATACTGGAAAGAGAAAGTGGGTTCTCAACCATTTACATGCTATTTTAACCAGCACTTGAG GCCAGATGATGTGATGCTGAAGCGCACCCATGATGAGACTGTTCTCCTGCACTGCTTCCTCTGGCCCGTGGTGACTTTCCTGGTTGGAGTCCTCATCGTGGTCCTGACTATCTGTGCCAAGAGCTTGGCTGTCAGGGCAGAGgcaataaaaaagaagaagcatTTATGA